TGGGTCGAGGAACCCACCAGCCCCGACGACATCCTCGGCCACGCCGCCGTCCGCCGCGGCCAGCCCGTCAAGGTCGCCACCGGGGAGCACGTCGCCAACCGGGTCGTCTTCAAACAGCTCCTCCAGGCCGGGGCCGTGGACTTCGTCCAGATCGACGCGGCCCGCGTCGCCGGGGTCAACGAGAACCTGGCGATCCTGCTGCTCGCCGCCAAGTACGGTGTCCCGGTCTGTCCTCATGCGGGCGGTGTCGGCCTGTGCGAACTCGTCCAGCATCTGGCCATGTTCGACTATGTGGCCGTCTCCGGAAGCTGGGAGGATCGGGTCATCGAGTACGTCGACCACCTCCATGAACACTTCACCGACCCGGTGGTGGTCGACCGGGGCCGCTATGTCGCCCCCCGGGCCCCCGGCTTCTCCGCCCGGATGCTCCCCGAGTCGATCGCCGCGCACCGCTTCCCCGAAGGGCCCGTCTGGCGGGACCGCCGGGCCGCGAAGGAGGCCACGCCATGACCGGAACCCCGGCCGGGGCACCGGAGTTCGCCGGGCTCGGCGCCCTGGTCACCGGAGGCGCCTCCGGGATCGGCGCCGCCGTCGCCCGGCTGCTCACCGCCCGCGGCGCACAGGTCGCCGTCCTCGACCGGGACACCTCCGGCGCCCCCGGGGGCACCCTCGCCCTCACCGCCGACGTCACCGACGACGACGCCGTCCGCCACGCCGTCGACCGGGCCGCCGAGACCTTCGGCGGACTGCACACCGTGGTCTCCAACGCGGGCATCGGCGCCGTCGGCACCGTCACCGACAACGACGACGAGGAATGGCGGCATGTCCTCGACGTCAATCTGCTCGGGATGGTCCGGGTCGCCCGGCACGCCCTGCCCCATCTGCGGGCCGCCGCCACCGGGCGCCCCGGCGCCGTGTCCGTCACCCACACCTGCTCCATCGCCGCCACCGCCGGGCTGCCGCAGCGGGCCCTCTACAGCGCCAGCAAGGGCGCGGTGCTCTCGCTCACGCTCGCCATGGCCGCCGACCACGTCCGGGAGGGCGTCCGGGTCAACTGCGTCAACCCGGGCACCGCCGACACCCCCTGGGTCGCGCGGCTGCTGGATCTCGCCGACGACCCCGCCGCCGAACGGGCCGCCCTGGAGAACCGCCAGCCCACCGGGCGGCTGGTCGGCGCGGACGAGGTCGCCGCCGCGGTCGCCTATCTCGCCTCGCCCGCCGCCGCCGCGGTCACCGGGACGGCCCTCGCCGTCGACGGCGGTATGCAGGGACTGCGGCTCAGACCCCCCGCGTGACGGCCGCCCCGGACCCCACCGCCCCCCAGGGACCGGCCGGCCGTGAACAGCCGAGCGGCAGCCGCCGACCAGCGAAGGACGGGACAGGACAGATGAGAGCGCGTACGACCACGGCCGCCGTCTTGGCCGTACTCCTCGCGGGCACCGCCCTCACCGGCTGCAACCGGGACCCCGGCGGCGCGGGAGCGGCCAGGGTCGGCATCGATCTGCCGCGCAGCGACAGCGACTTCTGGAACTCCTACCAGGGCTACATCGAGAAGGGCGTCGAGGACGGCACCGTCGAGGCGCTTCCCCTCACCAACTCCCAGAACGACGTGGGCAGACTCGTCGCCAATGTGCAGACCCTCACCGACCAGGGCGCCAGGGCCGTGGTGATGGCCCCCCAGGACACCGGGGCGATCACCGAGTCGCTGCGGACCCTGGCGGAGCGGAAGATCCCGGTCGTCAGTGTCGACACCCGCCCCGACCAGGGGGAGGTCTACATGGTCGTCCGCGCCGACAACCGGGCCTACGGGGAGAAGGCGTGCCGGTTCCTCGGCGAGCGGCTGGGCGGCCGGGGCAAGGTGGCCGAATTCCAGGGCGATCTCTCGTCCATCAACGGCCGGGACCGCTCCGAGGCGTTCAGCTCCTGTATGAAACGGGACTTCCCCGGCATCCGGGTCTTCGAGCTGGCCACCGACTGGAAGGGCGACGTGGCCTCCGCCAAGCTCCAGGCCACCCTCGCCGCCCATCCCGATCTGAACGGCCTCTACCTCCAGGCGGGCGGCGTCTTCCTCCAGCCCACCCTCGCCCTGCTCGAACAGAAGAAGCTGCTCAAGCCCGCGGGCGCCCCCGGCCACCTCACCATCGTGTCCAACGACGGCATCCCCGAGGAACTGGACGCCATCCGCGCCGGGAAGATCGACGCGACCGTCTCCCAGCCCGCCGACCTGTACGCCGAGTACGCGCTGTTCTACGCCCGGGCGGCCCTGGACGGAAAGACGTTCAGCACCGGCCCCACCGACCACGGCTCCACCGTCGTGCGCATCCCCGGCGGTCTGGAGGACCAGCTCCCGGCGCCCCTGGTCACCCGGGAGAACGTGGACGACCCCGCGCTCTGGGCCAACCGGCTGGAGAAGCCGGGGCGGCCGTGACCGGCCCCGCACCGCACCCACCGCACGGGCACCTCGCGGGACCGCCCGCCCTGCACGCGGAGGGCATCGTCAAACGCTTCGGGCCCACCCTCGCGCTCGACGGGGTACGGCTCACCGTCGCCCCCGGCGAGTCCCACGCCCTCGTCGGCCGCAACGGCGCCGGGAAGTCCACCCTGGTCGGCGTCGTCACCGGGCTCCACCGCCCGGACGCGGGCACGGTCCGCTTCGGCGGCGCGCCCGCGCCCTCCCACGGCGACGCCGCGGCCTGGCGCGCCCGGGTCGCCTGCGTCCACCAGAAACCCATGACCGTCCCCGATCTCACGGTCGCCGAGAACCTCTTCCTCGGCCGCTACGAACCCGGCCGGCCCTTCATCGGCTGGCGCGGGCTGCGGCGCCGCGCGGCGGAACTCCTCGGTGCCTACGGGGTCGACGCCGACCCCCGCGCGCGGGTCCGGGACCTCACCGTCGAACAGCGGCAGTTCGTGGAGATCGCCCGCGCGCTGTCCTTCGGCGCACGGATCGTCGTCCTCGACGAACCCACCGCCCGGCTCGACGCCCCCGGCATCGCCCGGCTCTTCACCCGGCTCCGCGAACTCTCCGCCCGGGGCGTGGCGTTCCTCTTCATCTCCCACCACCTCCAGGAGGTGTACGAGCTGTGCACCGCCGTCACCGTCTACCGTGACGCCCGCCATGTCCTCACCGCCCCCGTCGCGGACCTCGCCCGGTCCGAGCTGATCGCCGCCATGACCGGCGACACCCGCGGCGCGGCGGGCCGGGACCGCTTCCGGACCACCGCCCGGCGGTCCCCGGCGGAGCAGGGGGAGGAGGCGCCCGTGCCCGTGCTGGCGGCCGAAGGGCTCGCCCTCAGCGGTGTCTACGAGCCGCTGGACCTCGCCGTGCGTCCCGGGGAAGTCCTCGGCCTCGCCGGAAGCGCCTCCTCCGGAACCGTCGCGATCGGGGAGACCCTGGCCGGGCTGCGCGCCCCCACCGCCGGGCGGGTCGCCGTGCACGGCCGCGAGGTCCGGCCCGGAAGCGTGCCCGACGCCCTCGACGCGGGCATCGGCTGCGTCCCCGAGGACCGCCACCACCAGGGGCTCGTCCCCGGCCGCAGCGTCGCCGAGAACGCCACCCTCACCGTCGCCGGACGGCTCGGCCCCTGGGGGATGGTCCTGCCCGCGCGCGCCCGCGCCTTCGCCCAGGAGATGATCACCTCGCTGGACATCAGGACCGAGGGCCCCGGACAGGACGTCGACGCCCTGTCCGGGGGCAATCAGCAGAAGGTCGTCGTGGCCCGCGCGCTGGCCCGGGGGCCGAGCGCCCTGATCGCCCTGCGGCCCACCGCCGGAGTCGACGTCGCCTCGAAGAACGCGCTGCTCACCGTCGTCCGGGAGTTCGCCGACGCGGGGCGCGCGGCCGTCGTCGTCTCCGACGAACCCGACGATCTGCGCGTCTGCGACCGGGTCCTCGCCCTGTTCCACGGCCGGGTGGTGGCCCGTTTCGACGGCGACTGGGACGACCGCGAGCTGGTCTCCGCCATGGAGGGCGCGGCCGACGCCGTCACCGGGCCGCCCGGACCCGGGGACGACGCCACCGAACGGGACCGGGCATGACGGCGGCTGTGGCGGTGGCAGCGGCGGCGGGAACGGCGGCGGGAACGGCGGCGGGGCCGACGGCCAGGGCGCGCCGGGCGCGCGGGGCGGCGACGGCAGCGACGAGCACGCGGGAGCGGCGATGACCGGAACGACACCGACCACCACCACCGCCGGGCGGACCGGCCCCGCCGTCTCCCGGCTGAGCCTGATCCGCTGGAGCGATCTGTCGCTCGTCCCCGTCGTCCTCGTCCTGATGCTGATCGGCTTCGTCGTCTCGCCGGTCTTCCTCACCGCGGACAACCTCATCGGCGTCGTCCAGCAGTCCTCCGAACTCAGCCTGCTCGTCCTCGGCCAGGCCCTCGTCCTCATCTGCGGCCGGATGGACCTCTCCCTCGAATCCACCATCGGCATCGCGCCCGTCCTCGCCATGTGGCTGGTGCTGCCCGCCGAAGGGGGCCGGTTCGCGGGACTCGACGCCCTGCCCCCCTGGAGCGCCATCCCCGTCTGTCTGCTCGCCGGGGCCGCCATCGGCGCCGTCAACGGCTTTCTGATGCTCAAACTGCACGTCAACGGGTTCATCGCCACCCTCGGCATGCTCACCATGCTCCGCGGGCTCCATGTCGGCATCACCGAGGGCAAGTCGATCACCGATGTCCCCGAGTCCTTCCGCCACCTCGGGAAGACCGACTGGTTCGGCGCGCCCGCCGCCGTCTGGATCTGCCTGGCCCTCTTCACCGCCGGGGGGCTGTTCCTCGCCTACCACCGCCATGGGCGCGCGCTCTACGCCATCGGCGGCAACCCCGAGGCCGCCCGCGCGGCGGGCATCCGCACCGACCGGATCGTCTGGGCCGTCCTCGTCGCCGCCGGAGTGCTCGCCGCCTTCGCGGGCATCCTCTACACCGGCCACTACGGCTCGGTCGCCGCCACCCAGGGCAACGGCTGGATCTTCCAGGTCTTCGCCGCCGCCGTCATCGGCGGCATCAGCCTCAAGGGCGGCCGGGGCACCCTCTTCGGCGCCCTCACCGGCGTGCTCACCCTGCAACTCGTCGTCAATGTGATGACCCTCGGCGGGGTGCCCGCGCTGTGGAACCAGTTCCTCAACGGGGCGATCATCATCGTCGCCCTCGTCATCTCCCGCTACGCCAGCGGGGAGCGGCAGGACTGACACCCGCCGTCCCCGTCCGGGGCCGGGCTCAGAGCCCCGCGACCGGCTCGGGACCGGCGCCCCGCAGCGCCGACCGCAGCCAGTGCTCGACGCTCGCCACATGCACCGTCGCCCAGGAACGCGCCGCCTCCCCGTCCCGGTCCCGCAGCGCCGCCAGGATCGCCCGGTGCTCATGGAGGGTCCGGCTCACCGCGTCCTCCTGTGTCAGCCCCCGCCACACCCGGGCCCGGGTCGTCGGCCCCGAGAGGCCGTCCAGCAGCGAGCACAGCACCGAGTTCCCCGACGCCTGGACGATCCGCCGGTGGAACTCCAGGTCCGCCACCACCAGTTCCTCGACGGACGGCTGCGGCCCCAGCGCGTCGAGCTGTGCGCTCAGCTCGTCCAGTTCCGCGCGGGAGATCCGGGCCGCCGCCATCGCGGTCGCCGCGGGCTCCAGGATGCGCCGTACGGCCAGGAACTCCAGCACCGTGTCGTCGCGGTGGAAGTCCACCACGAAGCTCAGCGCCTCCAGCAGCAACTGCGGGTCGAGACTGGTCACATAGGTGCCGTCGCCCTGCCGCACATCCAGAATCCGGATCAGTGACAGCGCCCGCACCGCCTCCCGCAGCGAATTGCGGGACAGCCCGAGACCGGCGGCCAGCTCGCTCTCCTTGGGCAGCCGGTCCCCGGGGCGCAGCGCCCCCGAGACGATCATTCCCTTGATCTTCTCGATCGCCTCGTCGGTGACCGCCATGCCGCGCCCCCTCGTCCTCATGAACCATGAGTCATCGGAGGTCTGAGCGTACAGCGTGGGACGGCGCCCGACACGGACGGGACCAGCGCGTGGACCCGTCCGCCGACGAGGGGGAGACCGGGGCAACGGGGCCCGGACGGACCGGAGGCCGGGCCCGGGAGCGGTGTCCCGGGCCCGGCCTCCGGCCGTGGCGCGTCCGTGTCAGGCGCGGTCCTTGAGCAGACCGTCCACCCTGCCGCGGATCTCGTCCGTCGCGAGACCGCGGATCGTCAGCGTGGTCCGGCGGCGCAGCACGTCGTCCGCCGTCTCGGCCCACTCGTGGTCCCGCGCGTAGACGACCTGCGCCCAGATCTCGGGGGCGTCCGGGTGGACGCGCTCCGCGAGCGCCGGGTCGTCGTTGGCGAGCCGGGCGATGTCGAACGCCAGCGAGCCGTAGTGGGTCGCCAGGTGGCGGGCGGTGTCCGCCGCCATCCGGGGACCGGGCGTACCGCCGTCGACGAGCAACCGGTGCGCCACCGCGTCCGGGTTGGCTATACCGGGCAGCGGCACCTTCTTCGGCAGCCGCGACATCGGCTCCATGTCCTCGGCGAGCGGCCGGCCGGGCAGCTCGGCGAGCTTGTTCATGATGGTGCGGCCGATGTGGCGGAAGGTCGTCCACTTGCCGCCCGCCACCGACAGCATGCCGCCGGAGCCCTCGGTCACCACGGTCTCCCGCTTGGCCTTCGAGGTGTCGCCGGGACCGCCCGGCAGCACCCGCAGACCCGCGAAGGAGTAGGTGATCAGATCGCGGGAGAGCTGCTGGTCGCGGATGGAGAAGGCGGCCTCGTCCAGGATCTGGGCGGTGTCCTTCTCCGTCACCGTCACATCCGCCGGGTCGCCCTCGAACTCCTCGTCCGTGGTGCCCAGCAGCAGCATGTCCTCCCAGGGGAGGGCGAAGGTGATGCGGTACTTGTCGATCGGGGTCGCCAGCGCGGCCTTCCACGGGGAGGTGCGCTTGAGCACCAGGTGGGCGCCCTTGGAGAGACGGATCGACGGGGCCGCGTCCGGGTCCTCCATCCGGCGCAGGTGGTCCACCCACGGGCCGGTGGCGTTGAGCACCAGCCGGGCGCCGACGCCGAACTCGGTGCCGTCGAGACGGTCCTTCAGCTCCGCGCCCGTCACCCGGCCCTGGGTGAAGCGCAGCCCCGTGACCTCGGCGTGGTTGAGGACGGTCGCACCCGCCTCGACGGCCGCGCGGACCGTCATCAGCGCCATACGGGCGTCGTTCATCTGGTCGTCGCCGTAGACGGCGACGGCCTTCAGGTTCTCCGTCCGCAGCTCCGGCACGTCGCGCTGGGCCTTGGCCGCGCTGATGACATGGCCGACGCCGTCGCCGAACGCGGAGAGCGCCGAGTACGCGAAGACGCCCGCGCCCAGCTTCGCGGCGCCGTGCGGGCCGCCCTTGTAGACCGGCAGATAGAAGGTCAGCGGGTTGGAGAGGTGGGGGGCGACCTCCTTGGAGACCGCCCGCCGCTCGAAGTGGTTCTCCGCGACGAGCTTCACCGCGCCGGTCTGGAGGTAGCGCAGACCGCCGTGGAGCAGCTTGGAGGAGGCGGAGGAGGTGGCGCCGGCGAAGTCGCCGGCGTCCACCAGGGCCACCCGCAGCCCGGCCTGCGCGGCGTGCCAGGCGGTGGAGATGCCCAGGATGCCGCCGCCGATGACCAGCAGGTCGTACGACGCCTTGGACAGCTGTTCCCGGGTCTCGGCACGGCTCGGGAGGGAGCCCGCTGCCGGGTGCGTCCCGAGGGCGGGGACGCTCTGCAGGGTGGTCATATGGCTTGCTCCTCGTCAGTCTTCCTCGTCGATCCAGCTCATGGTCCGCTGGACGGCCTTGAGCCAGTTCTTGTACTCGCGCTCGCGCACGTCGGCGTCCATGCGCGGGGTCCATTCGGCGGCCCGGCGCCAGTTGGCGCGCAGCGCGTCGGTGTCCGGCCAGAAACCGACGGCCAGACCGGCGGCGTAGGCCGCGCCGAGGCAGGTGGTCTCGGCGACCATCGGGCGCACCACGGGTGCGTCCAGGACGTCCGAGAGGGTCTGCATCAGCAGATTGTTGGAGGTCATGCCGCCGTCGACCTTGAGCGCGGCCAGCTCGACGCCGGAGTCCTTCGTCATGGCGTCGGTGATCTCGCGGGTCTGCCAGGCGGTGGCCTCCAGCACGGCACGGGCGATGTGCGCCTTGGTGACGTACCGGGTGAGTCCGGCGATCACTCCGCGGGCGTCGGAGCGCCAGTACGGGGCGAAGAGACCGGAGAACGCCGGGACGAAGTAGGCGCCGCCGTTGTCCTCGACGGACAGGGCCAGCGTCTCGATCTCCGCGGCGGACTTGATCAGGCCCATCTGGTCCCGCATCCACTGCACCAGCGAACCGGTGACCGCGATGGAGCCCTCCAGGGCGTAGACCGGGTCCTGGTCGCCGATGCGGTAGCCGACCGTGGTCAGCAGCCCGTTGTACGAGTTGACGGGCGTGCCACCGGTGTTCATCAGCATGAAGGTGCCGGTGCCGTAGGTGGACTTGGCCTCGCCCTCGGAGAAGCAGGTCTGGCCGAAGAGGGCCGCCTGCTGGTCGCCGAGCGCGGAGGCGACGGGGATGCCGTCCAGGACGCCGCCCTTGGCGAGGCCGTAGACCTCGGCGGAGGAGCGGATCTCGGGCAGCACGGCCGCCGGGATCTCCAGGGAGCTGAGGATCTTCTCGTCCCAGTGGAGGCCGTGGAGGTTCATCAGCAGGGTGCGGGAGGCGTTGGTCACGTCGGTGACGTGGACTCCGCCGTCGACTCCGCCGGTCAGGTTCCAGATGACCCAGGAGTCCATGGTGCCGAAGAGGATCTCGCCGCGCTCGGCGCGCTCGCGCAGGCCCTCGACGTTGTCGAGCAGCCAGCGGACCTTCGGGCCGGAGAAGTAGCTCGCCAGCGGGAGGCCGGTCTCCCGGCGGAAACGGTCCTGCCCGACATTGCGGCCCAGTTCCTTGCAGAGCGCGTCGGTGCGGGTGTCCTGCCAGACGATGGCGTTGTGGACGGGCTCACCGGTGGCCTTGTCCCACATCAGCGTGGTCTCGCGCTGGTTGGTGATGCCGATCGCCTTGACGTCGGCGGGGGTGATGCCGGCCTTGTCGAGGGCGCCCGCCACGACTTCCTGGACGTTCGTCCAGATCTCGGTGGCGTTGTGCTCGACCCAGCCCGGCTTCGGGAAGATCTGCTCGTGCTCCTTCTGGTCGACCGAGACGATCCGGCCGTCCTTGTCGAAGACGATGCAGCGGCTGGAGGTGGTGCCCTGGTCGATGGCCGCGATGAACGGTCCGTGCCCGTGGGAGGCGGTGGTGGGGGTGTCGCTCACGGAATGCTCCTGCTGAGGTCGGTGGGGATACGACGGCTGTACCGGTACGGAGTACGGATACGGATCACTGCTCAGGCGAACGCGAGATTGTAGATACCCGCGGCGAGCGCACCGCCGGCCAGCGGGCCGACGACGGGAATCCAGGCGTAGCCCCAGTCGGAGCGGCCCTTGTTGGGCAGCGGCAGCAGGGCGTGGACGATACGGGGGCCCAGGTCACGGGCGGGGTTGATGGCGTACCCGGTGGGACCGCCCAGCGAGAGGCCGATACCGACGACGACAAAGGCGGTGATCAGGGCGCCGAGGGTGCTCAGGCCCTTGCCCTCGGCGTTGAGGCCCTGGGTGAGCACCGCGAGGACCAGGATGGTGGTGCCGATGATCTCGGTGACGAGGTTCTGCCAGACGACGCGGATCTCGGGGCCGGTGGAGAAGATGCCCAGGACCGGGCCTGCCTTGGTGCCGCCGTGCGGGCCCTCGATCGGCTTGGCGGCCTGGCTGCCGACGATCTCGGGGTCCTTGAGGTGGGACATGAACTGGCCGTAGTAGACCACCACGACCAGGGCGGCGCCGATCATCGCGCCGAGGAGCTGGCCGGCGATGTAGACGGGGACGTTGGCCCAGGTCCCGTCCTTGATGGCGATGCCGAAGGTGACGGCGGGGTTGAGGTGCGCGCCGGACAGGGCGCTGGTCATGTAGACGGCCGTCATGACGGCGAAGCCCCACCCGAAGGTGATGGCCAGCCAGCCTGCGCCACGCGCCTTGGAATTCTTGAGGCTGACGGCGGCGACCACGCCGCCGCCGAGCAGGATCAGAACAGCCGTTCCGATCGTCTCGCCGATAAAGATGTCGGAGCTGGACACCGCGACTCCTTTGTCCTTCGTCCAGGGGAAGGCGAACCCCGGGTCCCTCCGGTGGTCCGCGCCCTCAGGTGAGGGCGTTGCCGGCCCTTGGCCCTTGCCACACTCTAACGGGTATTTCCGGTAGGTGTTCGACAATGCCGACCGATGAACGGCAGTTTTACCCCTCGTAAACAAGCCGTCAAGGGTCGTGTGACCGAAAACCTGATCGTTATCGATGATGCGCCCCGAGGGCCCCGAATCCCCGGCGCGGCACCGTGGCAGCCGGGGGAGCCGCGGCCCCTGCCGTCCGGCGGTATGGCCGGAAATCACCCTTGCGAAGCCGTGCCCTCGCGGGCTTGTGGCGCGGGGCCCCGCAGGCCGCCCGGCCCGGAGCGCGGGAACCGGTCGAGCACCGGCCCCGTACCGGGGGCCGGGCGGCCCGACCCTCAGAACCGCCCCGCGCCCAAGTCCCGCGAGACCGCGCGGGCGCAGTCCCGCACCGCCGCCACCAGCTCGGACCGCAGCTCACGGCCGTCGCAGACGCGCTCCACCGCGCCCGTGATCGCCACCGCGCCCACCGGCATCCGCCGTCGGTCGTGGATGGGCGCCGCCACCGCCGCCACCCCGTCCCAGGTCTCCTCGACGTCGGAGCCCCAGCCCCGCGCCCGGGTGAGTGCCAGGACCGACTCGAACGCGGCCGTCTCCGTCACCGTCCGGGGCGTGAAGGGCTCCCGCTCCATCTCGGCGGCCTCCGTGTGCGTCACCGGGTCGTACGCCGCGAGCACCTTCCCCAGGGCCGTCGAGTGCAGCGGCTGCATCGCCCCCACCTCCAGCACCTGACGGCTGTCGTCCGGGCGGAAGACATGGTGGACGATCAGCACCCCGTGCTGGTGCGCCACGCCCAGATGGACGCTCTCCCCACTGGACCGGGCCAGGTCGTCCGTCCACACCAGGGCGCGCGCCCGCAGCTCGTGGACGTCCAGATAGCCCGTGCCGAGCCGCAGCAGCTCGGCGCCGAGCTGGTACCGCCCGGACGCCGGGTCCTGCTCCACGAACCCCTCCGCCTGGAGCGTGCGCAGAATCCCGTGCGCCGTCCCCTTGGCGAGATCCAGCGAGGAGGCGATGTCCGACAGGCCCAGCCGGCGCTCGCCGCCCGCGAGCAGCCGCAGCATCGCCGCCGCGCGCTCCAGCGACTGGATGTTCTTCGCCATCGGATCGACCCTTCCCCACTGCGATTCGACAATGCTGAACACCATTGGTCGATGTCGACCATGGTCATGGTGGAGTGAAGTATCTCG
The nucleotide sequence above comes from Streptomyces clavuligerus. Encoded proteins:
- a CDS encoding glycerol-3-phosphate dehydrogenase/oxidase, translating into MTTLQSVPALGTHPAAGSLPSRAETREQLSKASYDLLVIGGGILGISTAWHAAQAGLRVALVDAGDFAGATSSASSKLLHGGLRYLQTGAVKLVAENHFERRAVSKEVAPHLSNPLTFYLPVYKGGPHGAAKLGAGVFAYSALSAFGDGVGHVISAAKAQRDVPELRTENLKAVAVYGDDQMNDARMALMTVRAAVEAGATVLNHAEVTGLRFTQGRVTGAELKDRLDGTEFGVGARLVLNATGPWVDHLRRMEDPDAAPSIRLSKGAHLVLKRTSPWKAALATPIDKYRITFALPWEDMLLLGTTDEEFEGDPADVTVTEKDTAQILDEAAFSIRDQQLSRDLITYSFAGLRVLPGGPGDTSKAKRETVVTEGSGGMLSVAGGKWTTFRHIGRTIMNKLAELPGRPLAEDMEPMSRLPKKVPLPGIANPDAVAHRLLVDGGTPGPRMAADTARHLATHYGSLAFDIARLANDDPALAERVHPDAPEIWAQVVYARDHEWAETADDVLRRRTTLTIRGLATDEIRGRVDGLLKDRA
- a CDS encoding ABC transporter permease; its protein translation is MTGTTPTTTTAGRTGPAVSRLSLIRWSDLSLVPVVLVLMLIGFVVSPVFLTADNLIGVVQQSSELSLLVLGQALVLICGRMDLSLESTIGIAPVLAMWLVLPAEGGRFAGLDALPPWSAIPVCLLAGAAIGAVNGFLMLKLHVNGFIATLGMLTMLRGLHVGITEGKSITDVPESFRHLGKTDWFGAPAAVWICLALFTAGGLFLAYHRHGRALYAIGGNPEAARAAGIRTDRIVWAVLVAAGVLAAFAGILYTGHYGSVAATQGNGWIFQVFAAAVIGGISLKGGRGTLFGALTGVLTLQLVVNVMTLGGVPALWNQFLNGAIIIVALVISRYASGERQD
- a CDS encoding MIP/aquaporin family protein, which encodes MSSSDIFIGETIGTAVLILLGGGVVAAVSLKNSKARGAGWLAITFGWGFAVMTAVYMTSALSGAHLNPAVTFGIAIKDGTWANVPVYIAGQLLGAMIGAALVVVVYYGQFMSHLKDPEIVGSQAAKPIEGPHGGTKAGPVLGIFSTGPEIRVVWQNLVTEIIGTTILVLAVLTQGLNAEGKGLSTLGALITAFVVVGIGLSLGGPTGYAINPARDLGPRIVHALLPLPNKGRSDWGYAWIPVVGPLAGGALAAGIYNLAFA
- a CDS encoding FadR/GntR family transcriptional regulator, producing the protein MAVTDEAIEKIKGMIVSGALRPGDRLPKESELAAGLGLSRNSLREAVRALSLIRILDVRQGDGTYVTSLDPQLLLEALSFVVDFHRDDTVLEFLAVRRILEPAATAMAAARISRAELDELSAQLDALGPQPSVEELVVADLEFHRRIVQASGNSVLCSLLDGLSGPTTRARVWRGLTQEDAVSRTLHEHRAILAALRDRDGEAARSWATVHVASVEHWLRSALRGAGPEPVAGL
- a CDS encoding sugar ABC transporter ATP-binding protein gives rise to the protein MTGPAPHPPHGHLAGPPALHAEGIVKRFGPTLALDGVRLTVAPGESHALVGRNGAGKSTLVGVVTGLHRPDAGTVRFGGAPAPSHGDAAAWRARVACVHQKPMTVPDLTVAENLFLGRYEPGRPFIGWRGLRRRAAELLGAYGVDADPRARVRDLTVEQRQFVEIARALSFGARIVVLDEPTARLDAPGIARLFTRLRELSARGVAFLFISHHLQEVYELCTAVTVYRDARHVLTAPVADLARSELIAAMTGDTRGAAGRDRFRTTARRSPAEQGEEAPVPVLAAEGLALSGVYEPLDLAVRPGEVLGLAGSASSGTVAIGETLAGLRAPTAGRVAVHGREVRPGSVPDALDAGIGCVPEDRHHQGLVPGRSVAENATLTVAGRLGPWGMVLPARARAFAQEMITSLDIRTEGPGQDVDALSGGNQQKVVVARALARGPSALIALRPTAGVDVASKNALLTVVREFADAGRAAVVVSDEPDDLRVCDRVLALFHGRVVARFDGDWDDRELVSAMEGAADAVTGPPGPGDDATERDRA
- the glpK gene encoding glycerol kinase GlpK — protein: MSDTPTTASHGHGPFIAAIDQGTTSSRCIVFDKDGRIVSVDQKEHEQIFPKPGWVEHNATEIWTNVQEVVAGALDKAGITPADVKAIGITNQRETTLMWDKATGEPVHNAIVWQDTRTDALCKELGRNVGQDRFRRETGLPLASYFSGPKVRWLLDNVEGLRERAERGEILFGTMDSWVIWNLTGGVDGGVHVTDVTNASRTLLMNLHGLHWDEKILSSLEIPAAVLPEIRSSAEVYGLAKGGVLDGIPVASALGDQQAALFGQTCFSEGEAKSTYGTGTFMLMNTGGTPVNSYNGLLTTVGYRIGDQDPVYALEGSIAVTGSLVQWMRDQMGLIKSAAEIETLALSVEDNGGAYFVPAFSGLFAPYWRSDARGVIAGLTRYVTKAHIARAVLEATAWQTREITDAMTKDSGVELAALKVDGGMTSNNLLMQTLSDVLDAPVVRPMVAETTCLGAAYAAGLAVGFWPDTDALRANWRRAAEWTPRMDADVREREYKNWLKAVQRTMSWIDEED
- a CDS encoding SDR family NAD(P)-dependent oxidoreductase; amino-acid sequence: MTGTPAGAPEFAGLGALVTGGASGIGAAVARLLTARGAQVAVLDRDTSGAPGGTLALTADVTDDDAVRHAVDRAAETFGGLHTVVSNAGIGAVGTVTDNDDEEWRHVLDVNLLGMVRVARHALPHLRAAATGRPGAVSVTHTCSIAATAGLPQRALYSASKGAVLSLTLAMAADHVREGVRVNCVNPGTADTPWVARLLDLADDPAAERAALENRQPTGRLVGADEVAAAVAYLASPAAAAVTGTALAVDGGMQGLRLRPPA
- a CDS encoding IclR family transcriptional regulator, which translates into the protein MAKNIQSLERAAAMLRLLAGGERRLGLSDIASSLDLAKGTAHGILRTLQAEGFVEQDPASGRYQLGAELLRLGTGYLDVHELRARALVWTDDLARSSGESVHLGVAHQHGVLIVHHVFRPDDSRQVLEVGAMQPLHSTALGKVLAAYDPVTHTEAAEMEREPFTPRTVTETAAFESVLALTRARGWGSDVEETWDGVAAVAAPIHDRRRMPVGAVAITGAVERVCDGRELRSELVAAVRDCARAVSRDLGAGRF
- a CDS encoding sugar ABC transporter substrate-binding protein; the protein is MRARTTTAAVLAVLLAGTALTGCNRDPGGAGAARVGIDLPRSDSDFWNSYQGYIEKGVEDGTVEALPLTNSQNDVGRLVANVQTLTDQGARAVVMAPQDTGAITESLRTLAERKIPVVSVDTRPDQGEVYMVVRADNRAYGEKACRFLGERLGGRGKVAEFQGDLSSINGRDRSEAFSSCMKRDFPGIRVFELATDWKGDVASAKLQATLAAHPDLNGLYLQAGGVFLQPTLALLEQKKLLKPAGAPGHLTIVSNDGIPEELDAIRAGKIDATVSQPADLYAEYALFYARAALDGKTFSTGPTDHGSTVVRIPGGLEDQLPAPLVTRENVDDPALWANRLEKPGRP